The following proteins are co-located in the Rhodococcus opacus B4 genome:
- a CDS encoding biotin-dependent carboxyltransferase family protein gives MSELEVLETGPLSLIQDLGRPGYLSSGVGVSGAADRGSARLANRLVGNDENGACIEVLMGGLALRARAVTTVAVTGAPATALLDGIPMGHTSVIVMEPGQTLRLQYAQVGLRSYVAVRGGLAVPDVLGSRSTDTLSGIGPEALKPNDVLPVGTWTRNFPNVDVAPLPAMDPGPLSVRVIGGPRDDWFTNPDALTTGVWAVSPDTDRIGARLNRHADAPALHRRSETELPTEGVALGSIQVPPSGQPVVFLADHPISGGYPVIGVVADEDIDRIAQARPGQLIRFITA, from the coding sequence GTGAGCGAACTCGAAGTACTTGAAACCGGACCGCTCAGCCTGATCCAGGACCTCGGCCGCCCCGGCTACCTGAGTTCGGGTGTCGGTGTGTCGGGTGCCGCCGACCGCGGGTCCGCGAGGCTGGCGAACCGGCTGGTCGGGAACGACGAGAACGGCGCGTGCATCGAGGTGCTGATGGGCGGGCTCGCCCTGCGTGCGCGGGCGGTAACGACCGTCGCCGTCACCGGTGCGCCCGCCACGGCCCTGCTCGACGGCATCCCGATGGGCCACACGAGCGTCATCGTGATGGAACCGGGGCAGACGCTGCGGTTGCAGTACGCGCAGGTCGGGCTGCGCAGCTACGTCGCTGTCCGCGGTGGCCTCGCGGTGCCGGACGTGCTCGGCTCCCGCAGCACCGACACGCTCTCCGGCATCGGCCCGGAAGCGTTGAAGCCCAACGACGTCCTGCCTGTCGGCACGTGGACGAGGAACTTCCCGAACGTCGACGTCGCACCCCTGCCCGCGATGGACCCGGGACCACTGTCGGTGCGCGTCATCGGCGGCCCCCGCGACGACTGGTTCACAAACCCGGACGCGCTGACCACGGGTGTGTGGGCGGTCTCCCCGGACACCGACCGCATCGGCGCCCGCCTGAACCGGCACGCCGACGCACCCGCCCTCCACCGGAGGTCCGAGACCGAATTGCCCACGGAGGGTGTGGCGCTCGGGTCCATCCAGGTTCCGCCGAGCGGACAGCCCGTCGTGTTCCTCGCGGACCATCCCATCTCCGGCGGGTACCCCGTCATCGGCGTCGTCGCGGACGAGGACATCGACCGGATCGCCCAGGCCCGCCCCGGCCAACTGATTCGCTTCATCACTGCGTGA
- a CDS encoding MFS transporter, translated as MTTDTQTEVAQTRPFDWFRTLGPKGKRAFIGAFGGYGLDSYDFQVLPLGLAAIAAYFGLTTGQAGLLTTVTLVVSALGGALAGILVDKIGRVRTLQVTVATYTIFTVLCGFAQNFETLLIFRAFQGLGFGGEWAAGAILVAEYARAEYRGRAVAFVQSAWAVGWALAVIVYTIVFQLFDPDVAWRVLFFTGVLPAFLIIWVRRNLKDPEVVTERRESAGKQTGSFAAIFRGGLLRTTVLASLLATGVQGGYYTLASWLPTFLKNSRGLDVVGTGGYLAILISGAFLGYVSGGILTDKLGRKRTMQLFAFLSAIFMVGYTQVPEGANTLILILGFPLGFCTSAIFSGFGSFLSELYPTQSRGTGQGFTYNFGRAVGAVFPAVVGFLAATQLGIGGAMIFGALGYAIAVFALFFLPETRGSELA; from the coding sequence ATGACCACAGATACGCAGACCGAGGTCGCGCAGACGCGCCCCTTCGACTGGTTCCGCACCCTCGGGCCGAAGGGAAAAAGAGCGTTCATCGGGGCGTTCGGCGGATACGGGCTCGACTCCTACGACTTTCAAGTCCTCCCGCTCGGCCTCGCGGCCATCGCCGCCTACTTCGGCCTCACCACCGGCCAGGCAGGCCTGCTGACCACGGTGACGCTGGTGGTGTCCGCGCTCGGCGGTGCCCTCGCCGGCATCCTCGTCGACAAGATCGGCCGGGTCCGCACCCTGCAGGTCACCGTCGCGACGTACACGATCTTCACGGTGCTGTGCGGCTTCGCGCAGAACTTCGAGACGCTGCTGATCTTCCGCGCCTTCCAGGGCCTCGGCTTCGGCGGCGAATGGGCGGCAGGCGCGATCCTCGTCGCCGAGTACGCCCGCGCCGAGTACCGCGGCCGGGCGGTCGCGTTCGTGCAGAGCGCGTGGGCCGTCGGCTGGGCGCTGGCCGTGATCGTCTACACCATCGTCTTCCAGCTGTTCGACCCCGACGTCGCGTGGCGCGTGCTGTTCTTCACCGGTGTGCTGCCCGCATTCCTCATCATCTGGGTGCGCCGGAATCTGAAGGACCCCGAGGTCGTCACGGAGCGCCGCGAGTCGGCGGGCAAGCAGACGGGCTCGTTCGCCGCCATCTTCCGCGGCGGACTGCTCCGCACCACCGTGCTCGCGTCGCTGCTCGCCACCGGTGTACAGGGCGGTTACTACACGCTGGCGTCCTGGCTGCCGACGTTCCTGAAGAACTCGCGCGGACTCGACGTCGTCGGCACCGGCGGCTACCTGGCGATCCTCATCTCGGGCGCGTTCCTCGGCTACGTCAGCGGCGGCATCCTCACCGACAAGCTGGGCCGCAAGCGGACCATGCAGTTGTTCGCGTTCCTGTCGGCGATCTTCATGGTCGGCTACACCCAGGTGCCCGAGGGCGCGAACACGCTGATCCTGATCCTGGGATTCCCTCTCGGCTTCTGCACCTCCGCGATCTTCAGTGGATTCGGATCGTTCCTGTCCGAGCTGTACCCGACGCAGTCCCGCGGCACCGGCCAGGGCTTCACGTACAACTTCGGCCGCGCGGTCGGCGCCGTGTTCCCCGCCGTCGTCGGTTTCCTGGCCGCCACCCAGCTGGGTATCGGCGGCGCGATGATCTTCGGCGCGCTCGGGTACGCCATCGCCGTGTTCGCCCTGTTCTTCCTCCCCGAGACCCGCGGGAGCGAACTTGCCTGA
- a CDS encoding 5-oxoprolinase subunit B family protein, which produces MSTPTRILPAGDRALLVELDSEPLVVSLTERLRRTPVPGMEDVLPAARTVLVTTTPRTDLDEVRRALRTLTVDLEAHDRIGAPEFEPVTIPVRYDGADLADVAGLLRMSREDVIAAHTSATWRCVFIGFAPGFGYLSCGDDRLTVPRRAQSRTVVPAGSVALAGGYGAVYPRSSPGGWQIIGTTDSPMWNLDAQPPALLQPGRRVRFVDEDTL; this is translated from the coding sequence ATGAGCACCCCCACCCGGATTCTCCCGGCGGGCGATCGGGCCCTGCTCGTCGAACTCGACTCCGAACCCCTGGTCGTGTCGCTGACCGAACGCCTGCGCCGCACCCCGGTTCCCGGTATGGAGGACGTGCTGCCCGCGGCACGCACCGTGCTCGTCACCACCACACCGCGCACCGACCTCGACGAGGTGCGCCGCGCGCTGCGCACGCTGACCGTCGACCTCGAGGCGCACGACCGGATCGGCGCCCCCGAGTTCGAACCGGTCACCATTCCGGTCCGCTACGACGGCGCCGATCTCGCCGACGTCGCCGGCCTTCTGCGGATGAGCCGCGAGGACGTGATCGCCGCCCACACGTCTGCCACCTGGCGCTGTGTGTTCATCGGATTCGCACCGGGTTTCGGCTACCTGAGTTGCGGCGACGACCGGCTCACCGTGCCCCGCCGTGCGCAGTCCCGCACCGTGGTGCCCGCCGGGTCCGTGGCCCTCGCCGGCGGCTACGGCGCGGTGTATCCGCGGTCGTCACCCGGTGGATGGCAGATCATCGGAACCACGGACTCCCCGATGTGGAACCTCGACGCGCAGCCCCCGGCGCTGTTGCAGCCGGGCCGCCGCGTCCGATTCGTCGACGAGGACACGCTGTGA
- a CDS encoding (Fe-S)-binding protein yields MRIALFATCLADALFPESAASTVRLLERLGHEVVFPPKQTCCGQMHVNTGYQAEALPLVRHHVEAFESGPSWDVAVAPSGSCVGSVRHQHAMIARRYGDDSLATRAEDVASRTYELSELLVDVLGVTDVGAYYPHRVTYHPTCHSLRMLRVADKPLQLLRAVRGMTLIELPAAESCCGFGGTFALKNSETSTAMLADKMGNVLSTGAEVCSAGDSSCLMHIGGGLSRLRSGVRTVHLAEILASTEKIGSPA; encoded by the coding sequence ATGAGAATCGCCCTGTTCGCCACGTGCCTGGCGGATGCCCTGTTCCCCGAATCCGCCGCGTCGACGGTCCGCCTGCTCGAGCGGCTCGGCCACGAGGTCGTGTTCCCGCCGAAGCAGACGTGCTGCGGTCAGATGCACGTCAACACCGGCTACCAGGCCGAGGCGCTGCCGCTCGTGCGTCACCACGTGGAGGCGTTCGAGAGCGGACCGTCCTGGGACGTCGCGGTGGCCCCGTCCGGGTCCTGCGTCGGATCCGTCCGGCACCAGCACGCGATGATTGCCCGCCGGTACGGGGACGATTCCCTCGCCACGCGCGCCGAAGACGTCGCGTCCCGGACGTACGAGCTGTCCGAACTGCTCGTCGACGTCCTCGGCGTCACCGACGTCGGCGCGTACTACCCGCACCGGGTGACGTACCACCCGACGTGCCACTCGCTGCGGATGCTGCGCGTCGCGGACAAGCCGTTGCAACTGCTGCGCGCGGTGCGGGGGATGACGCTGATCGAACTGCCCGCGGCCGAATCCTGTTGCGGCTTCGGCGGAACGTTCGCGCTGAAGAACTCCGAGACCTCGACCGCGATGCTCGCCGACAAGATGGGCAACGTCCTGAGCACGGGCGCCGAGGTGTGCAGCGCCGGCGACTCGTCCTGCCTGATGCACATCGGCGGCGGGCTGTCCCGGCTGCGCAGCGGCGTCCGCACCGTCCATCTCGCCGAGATCCTGGCGAGCACCGAGAAGATCGGGAGCCCCGCATGA
- a CDS encoding LamB/YcsF family protein, with amino-acid sequence MRVDLNCDLGEGFGQWRLADDEALLDVVTSANIACGFHAGDPMIIRTACERAAERNVAIGAHVGFRDLAGFGRRDLAVTPADLRDETLYQIGALAGFARAAGSSVSYVKPHGALYNSAAIDYGRADAVASAIDEFTEPLALMGPPGSQLQRAAEARGIEFVAEGFADRRYTAAGTLTPRSVAGAVIDDPDFAAAQAVRMVSTGTVESIDGDDVVVAVRSICVHGDTPGSVHTARRVRHALQGAGVTLGSFT; translated from the coding sequence ATGCGCGTTGACCTCAACTGCGACCTCGGCGAGGGCTTCGGGCAGTGGCGCCTCGCCGACGACGAGGCCCTCCTCGACGTCGTCACCAGCGCGAACATCGCTTGCGGGTTTCACGCCGGCGATCCGATGATCATCCGCACGGCCTGCGAGAGGGCGGCCGAGCGCAACGTCGCGATCGGGGCGCACGTGGGGTTCCGGGACCTGGCCGGATTCGGCCGGCGGGACCTCGCCGTGACGCCCGCGGATCTGCGGGACGAGACGCTGTACCAGATCGGCGCGCTCGCCGGGTTCGCCCGTGCCGCCGGATCCTCGGTGTCGTACGTCAAACCGCATGGCGCGCTCTACAATTCCGCGGCAATCGACTACGGGCGAGCCGATGCGGTCGCGTCGGCGATCGACGAGTTCACCGAACCGCTCGCGCTCATGGGCCCACCCGGATCGCAGTTGCAGCGGGCCGCGGAGGCCCGTGGCATCGAGTTCGTCGCCGAAGGGTTCGCCGACCGCCGCTACACCGCCGCGGGCACGCTGACCCCGCGCTCGGTGGCCGGCGCCGTCATCGACGATCCCGACTTCGCCGCCGCGCAGGCCGTGCGGATGGTGTCGACCGGAACGGTCGAGTCGATAGACGGGGACGACGTCGTTGTGGCGGTGCGCAGTATCTGCGTGCACGGCGACACCCCCGGGTCGGTGCACACCGCGCGCCGGGTCCGTCACGCCCTGCAGGGTGCCGGCGTCACGCTCGGATCCTTCACATGA
- a CDS encoding putative hydro-lyase, whose product MPDSPTDLRSAFRSGRVTPTAGLAPGFAQTNLIAVPQDWAYDVLLFTQRNPKPCPVLDVGDAGSRTTMLAPGADITTDLPLYRVWKDGELADETADVSSLWRDDLVAFHIGCSFTFEHPVAAAGVPLRHVEQGSNVPMYVTDRECRPAGRVSGPMVVSMRPVPEHQVSLAAAISARMPAVHGGPVHIGDPTELGIADLGAPDFGDPVNLEPGDVPMFWACGVTPQAAVMASRLPFAITHAPGYMLITDTPDSEYVLEVPDAR is encoded by the coding sequence TTGCCTGACTCACCGACCGACCTCCGCTCCGCGTTCCGCTCGGGACGTGTCACCCCGACCGCCGGTCTGGCACCCGGATTCGCGCAGACGAATCTCATCGCCGTCCCGCAGGACTGGGCGTACGACGTGCTGCTGTTCACCCAGCGGAACCCCAAGCCGTGCCCCGTCCTCGACGTCGGCGACGCCGGCTCCCGGACGACGATGCTCGCCCCCGGCGCCGACATCACCACGGACCTTCCGCTGTACCGCGTGTGGAAGGACGGCGAACTCGCGGACGAGACCGCGGACGTGTCCTCGCTGTGGCGAGACGACCTCGTCGCGTTCCACATCGGGTGCAGTTTCACGTTCGAGCATCCGGTTGCCGCTGCCGGGGTGCCGCTCCGGCACGTCGAGCAGGGCAGCAACGTCCCGATGTACGTGACCGACCGCGAGTGCAGGCCCGCGGGCCGGGTGAGCGGGCCGATGGTCGTATCGATGCGACCCGTTCCCGAACATCAGGTGTCTCTCGCGGCGGCGATCTCCGCGCGCATGCCCGCCGTCCACGGTGGGCCCGTGCACATCGGTGATCCCACGGAACTCGGCATCGCCGACCTCGGGGCCCCCGACTTCGGCGATCCGGTGAACCTCGAGCCCGGTGACGTGCCGATGTTCTGGGCCTGTGGGGTCACCCCGCAGGCGGCGGTGATGGCGTCCCGGTTGCCGTTCGCGATCACCCACGCGCCCGGGTACATGCTGATCACCGACACCCCGGACAGCGAGTACGTCCTGGAGGTTCCCGATGCGCGTTGA
- a CDS encoding NAD-glutamate dehydrogenase domain-containing protein yields MNSLGTELDAPWSHELWRNTLLAEPNRLGTADVRHYASALPISYATETDPAQAIRDVAEVERLDVDSVALTFTTTAASAPYENLKIYAVGKPAPLNEVLPILSSLGVNALDERPAALTRPDGHRAWIYDLTVDLVAVTDSHGATRDRRIADAFRAAWTGETEVDGFNTLVLHAGLGWRQVTVLRAYAAYLRQAGLPYSRSNVERVLLGNTAITQLLVELHALRLDPSLERDTAAEDALDARISDAIDAVAGIDADRILRALLSLIRATTRTTYFAGDRRPTTALAFKFDSSSIDELPLPRPKYEAYVYSPRMEGVHLRFDDVARGGIRWSDRRDDFRTEILGLVKAQAVKNAVIVPAGAKGGFVVKNPPTPSGDAAADREAMLAAGISCYREFISSLLDMTDNLDITTRQVLAPEGIVRRDGDDTYLVVAADKGTAAFSDVANAIALDRNYWLGDGFASGGSVGYDHKAMGITARGAWESVVQHFREMGVDTRTDDFTVVGIGDMSGDVFGNGMLLSPHIRLIAAFDHRHVFIDPDPDPQRSWDERARLFALGRSSWKDYDGAVLSEGAMIVDRSAKSVRLTPQARCALGVETDRALTTVELVRAVLGAPADLLWNGGVGTYVKATTESHADVGDKSNDAVRLDAPELRVRVVGEGGNLGLTQLGRIEYARNGGRVNTDALDNSAGVDCSDHEVNIKIALAGATADDTLTAQDRRELLSDMTDDVSRLVLADNRSQNEMMSLNRAQAGTLVSFHSRMVDDLERRGHVDRAIDVLPTPAQFGALEREQKGLTSPELAQLTAQVKRFIKSEVSGTTLPDNRVYAGRLHDYFPPRLGREYAHTVAAHPLRREIVTTSVVNDMVDRAGMTYAFRLREETGADSAEAVNAFTAVTEIFDLGVTFERIRAAADTTPASGTNALTVQTQRLIDRASRWLTTHRPQPLPLEATIARYRPVVRELGPRVREWLRGDEISAVEGRTEALTSRGADAGVAADVADLLHTYCLLDIVDIAEISQHRAGDVAELYFALSAHLHINTALTAVTALPRLDRWHALARLALRDDLYSSLRAITLDALSVSEPGDDASDKVDQWEQHNAARLARARALLTEIESEVATEPTLALISVAARRIRAMTR; encoded by the coding sequence ATGAACAGCCTCGGCACGGAACTCGACGCACCCTGGTCCCACGAGTTGTGGCGCAACACGCTGCTCGCGGAACCGAATCGACTCGGCACCGCGGACGTGCGCCACTACGCGTCCGCGCTGCCGATCAGCTACGCCACCGAAACCGATCCGGCACAGGCGATCCGCGACGTCGCCGAGGTGGAACGCCTCGACGTCGACAGTGTGGCGCTGACGTTCACCACCACCGCGGCGTCCGCACCGTACGAGAACCTCAAGATCTACGCCGTCGGAAAACCCGCACCGCTCAACGAGGTTCTGCCGATCCTGTCCAGCCTGGGCGTCAACGCCCTCGACGAACGCCCTGCCGCACTGACCCGGCCGGACGGGCATCGGGCCTGGATCTACGACCTCACCGTCGACCTGGTCGCCGTCACCGACAGCCACGGCGCCACCCGCGACCGCCGGATCGCGGACGCGTTCCGGGCGGCGTGGACGGGGGAGACGGAGGTCGACGGGTTCAATACCCTCGTCCTGCACGCCGGGCTCGGCTGGCGTCAGGTCACCGTCCTGCGGGCGTACGCCGCGTACCTGCGTCAGGCCGGTCTCCCGTACAGCCGCAGCAACGTCGAACGAGTCCTGCTGGGCAACACCGCGATCACGCAACTCCTCGTCGAGCTGCACGCGCTCCGACTCGACCCGAGCCTCGAACGCGACACCGCCGCGGAGGACGCACTCGACGCCCGTATCTCCGACGCGATCGACGCGGTCGCGGGAATCGACGCCGACCGGATCCTGCGCGCGCTGCTCTCCCTGATCCGCGCCACCACCCGGACCACGTACTTCGCCGGCGACCGCAGGCCCACGACGGCTCTCGCCTTCAAGTTCGATTCCTCGTCGATCGACGAATTGCCGTTGCCGAGGCCGAAATACGAGGCCTACGTGTACTCGCCCCGGATGGAGGGCGTGCACCTGCGATTCGACGACGTCGCCCGCGGCGGCATCCGATGGTCCGATCGGCGCGACGACTTCCGCACCGAGATCCTCGGACTCGTCAAGGCGCAGGCCGTCAAGAACGCCGTCATCGTGCCGGCGGGAGCGAAGGGCGGCTTCGTCGTCAAGAACCCGCCGACGCCATCCGGTGATGCCGCCGCCGACCGGGAGGCGATGCTGGCGGCCGGCATCTCCTGCTACCGCGAGTTCATCTCGAGCCTCCTCGACATGACGGACAACCTCGACATCACGACCCGGCAGGTGCTGGCGCCGGAGGGCATCGTCCGGCGCGACGGCGACGACACCTACCTCGTGGTCGCGGCCGACAAGGGGACGGCGGCGTTCTCGGACGTCGCCAACGCGATCGCGCTCGACCGGAACTACTGGCTCGGTGACGGATTCGCATCCGGCGGGTCCGTCGGCTACGACCACAAGGCGATGGGTATCACCGCCCGCGGCGCGTGGGAGAGCGTCGTGCAGCACTTCCGGGAGATGGGCGTCGACACCCGCACCGACGACTTCACCGTCGTCGGCATCGGCGACATGAGCGGCGACGTGTTCGGCAACGGGATGCTGCTCAGCCCGCACATCCGGCTGATCGCGGCGTTCGACCACCGCCACGTCTTCATCGACCCCGATCCCGACCCGCAGCGGTCGTGGGACGAGCGCGCACGGCTCTTCGCGCTCGGCAGGTCCAGTTGGAAGGACTACGACGGCGCGGTTCTGAGCGAGGGCGCGATGATCGTCGACCGGTCGGCGAAGTCGGTGCGCCTCACCCCGCAGGCCCGGTGCGCGCTGGGCGTCGAGACCGATCGGGCGCTCACCACCGTCGAACTCGTGCGTGCCGTCCTCGGTGCGCCCGCGGACCTGCTGTGGAACGGCGGGGTCGGCACGTACGTGAAGGCGACGACGGAAAGCCACGCGGACGTCGGCGACAAGTCGAACGACGCCGTCCGGCTCGACGCGCCCGAACTGCGGGTCCGGGTGGTCGGTGAGGGAGGCAACCTCGGCCTCACCCAGCTCGGCCGGATCGAGTACGCGCGCAACGGCGGTCGCGTCAACACCGATGCACTCGACAACTCGGCCGGCGTCGACTGCTCCGACCACGAGGTCAACATCAAGATCGCCCTCGCGGGTGCCACCGCCGACGACACGCTCACCGCGCAGGACCGTCGAGAACTGCTGTCCGACATGACCGACGACGTCAGCCGGCTCGTCCTCGCCGACAACCGCAGCCAGAACGAGATGATGAGCCTCAACCGGGCGCAGGCCGGCACGCTCGTCAGCTTCCACTCCCGCATGGTCGACGATCTGGAACGGCGCGGGCACGTGGACCGGGCGATCGACGTGCTCCCGACGCCCGCGCAGTTCGGGGCGCTCGAACGCGAGCAGAAGGGGCTGACCAGCCCGGAACTTGCACAGCTCACCGCGCAGGTCAAGCGGTTCATCAAGAGTGAGGTCTCGGGCACGACCCTGCCCGACAACCGGGTCTACGCAGGTCGGCTGCACGACTACTTCCCGCCGCGGCTCGGCCGGGAGTACGCGCACACGGTCGCCGCGCATCCGCTGCGCCGGGAGATCGTCACCACGTCGGTCGTCAACGACATGGTCGACCGGGCGGGGATGACGTACGCATTCCGCCTGCGGGAGGAGACCGGGGCCGACTCCGCGGAGGCGGTGAACGCGTTCACGGCGGTCACCGAGATCTTCGATCTGGGAGTGACTTTCGAGCGGATCCGGGCAGCCGCCGACACCACCCCGGCGTCCGGGACGAACGCGCTGACGGTGCAGACTCAGCGCCTGATCGACCGGGCGTCGCGGTGGCTGACCACGCACCGTCCGCAACCGCTGCCCCTCGAGGCCACGATCGCCCGGTACCGGCCGGTGGTCCGCGAACTCGGCCCGCGCGTGCGGGAATGGTTGCGGGGCGACGAGATCAGCGCGGTCGAGGGCCGCACCGAGGCCCTGACGTCGCGGGGTGCCGACGCCGGGGTCGCCGCCGACGTCGCGGATCTCCTGCACACGTACTGCCTCCTCGACATCGTGGACATCGCGGAGATCTCCCAGCACCGCGCGGGGGACGTCGCCGAACTGTATTTCGCGCTGTCGGCGCACCTGCACATCAACACCGCGCTCACCGCGGTCACGGCCCTGCCCCGGCTGGACCGGTGGCACGCCCTCGCGCGGCTCGCCCTGCGCGACGACCTCTACAGTTCGCTGCGCGCCATCACCCTCGACGCGCTGTCCGTCAGCGAGCCCGGCGATGACGCGTCCGACAAGGTCGACCAGTGGGAGCAGCACAACGCCGCCCGCCTCGCCCGCGCGCGGGCACTGCTCACCGAAATCGAATCGGAGGTCGCCACCGAACCCACGCTGGCACTGATCTCCGTCGCGGCCAGGCGGATCCGGGCGATGACGCGGTAG
- a CDS encoding GntR family transcriptional regulator: MDLTSSNALRGDAHSRLAAHRGLLERTSRTTRVAGILRDAIIDGTFQPGARLSEPDICAALDVSRNTVREAFQILIEDRLVAHELNRGVFVRVPTAEDITELYICRRVVECAGVNGFDPETGDLSGVAEALALADERHAVEDWTGVGTADIYFHSALASLNNSNRIDELMRSVWNEARLVFHVMDDAHRFHGPYLTRNHEIYDALVAGNTEAAGQLLKTYLEDAEAQILAAY, encoded by the coding sequence GTGGACTTGACCAGCTCGAATGCCCTTCGCGGCGATGCGCATTCCCGCCTGGCCGCTCACCGCGGCCTGCTCGAACGCACCAGCAGAACCACCCGGGTGGCCGGAATTCTGCGGGACGCGATCATCGACGGGACGTTCCAACCGGGGGCGCGACTGTCCGAGCCCGACATCTGCGCCGCCCTCGACGTCTCCCGCAACACCGTCCGCGAGGCCTTCCAGATCCTGATCGAGGACCGCCTGGTCGCGCACGAACTCAACCGCGGCGTCTTCGTCCGCGTGCCCACCGCCGAGGACATCACCGAGCTCTACATCTGCCGCCGCGTCGTCGAATGCGCCGGCGTCAACGGATTCGACCCCGAGACCGGCGACCTGTCCGGGGTGGCCGAGGCCCTCGCCCTGGCCGACGAGCGGCACGCCGTCGAGGACTGGACCGGCGTCGGCACCGCCGACATCTACTTCCACAGCGCGCTCGCCAGCCTCAACAACAGCAACCGCATCGACGAACTGATGCGCAGCGTGTGGAACGAGGCGCGGCTCGTCTTCCACGTCATGGACGACGCCCACCGATTCCACGGGCCGTACCTCACCCGCAACCACGAGATCTACGACGCCCTCGTCGCCGGCAACACCGAAGCCGCAGGTCAGCTGCTCAAGACCTACCTCGAAGACGCCGAGGCGCAGATCCTGGCAGCGTACTGA
- a CDS encoding FadR/GntR family transcriptional regulator has product MRTHEVVLHRIEQDLAAGKLTVGGRLPAERALAEELGVGRSSVREAMRVLEAMGIVRTAVGSGPDAGAIVAADPAASIGAALRLHMATRTLPIRDVVQTRTLLESWAVQEAAEKSRDLDFSAIDALLDAMDDEDLSPEAFHRLDADLHVAMAGLAGNVLVEAMMASLRDSIHGYVMDAVPLLDDWPAVATGLRCEHRGMVAALRGGYGADAARLVREHIEGFYGLIR; this is encoded by the coding sequence GTGCGCACACACGAGGTCGTCCTGCACCGCATCGAGCAGGATCTGGCGGCCGGCAAACTCACCGTCGGCGGCCGGTTGCCGGCCGAGCGCGCACTCGCGGAGGAACTGGGGGTCGGGCGCTCGTCCGTGCGCGAGGCCATGCGCGTGCTCGAGGCGATGGGCATCGTCCGCACCGCCGTCGGGTCCGGACCGGACGCGGGCGCGATCGTCGCCGCCGACCCCGCCGCATCCATCGGCGCGGCCCTGCGACTGCACATGGCGACGCGCACGCTGCCGATCCGCGACGTCGTCCAGACGCGCACGCTGCTCGAGTCGTGGGCGGTGCAGGAAGCCGCCGAAAAGTCCCGCGACCTCGACTTCTCCGCCATCGACGCGCTGCTCGACGCCATGGACGACGAAGACCTCTCGCCGGAGGCCTTCCACCGTCTCGACGCCGACCTGCACGTCGCGATGGCCGGCCTCGCGGGCAACGTCCTCGTCGAGGCGATGATGGCCTCGCTCCGCGATTCCATTCACGGGTACGTCATGGACGCGGTTCCGCTCCTCGACGACTGGCCTGCCGTCGCGACGGGCCTGCGCTGCGAGCACCGCGGGATGGTCGCCGCCCTCCGCGGTGGGTACGGCGCCGACGCCGCCCGCCTCGTGCGGGAGCACATCGAGGGCTTCTACGGGCTGATCCGGTAG